Proteins encoded in a region of the Vicia villosa cultivar HV-30 ecotype Madison, WI linkage group LG5, Vvil1.0, whole genome shotgun sequence genome:
- the LOC131602290 gene encoding probable methionine--tRNA ligase isoform X2: MTENRKVPKLPVEGKRNILITSALPYVNNVPHLGNIIGCVLSADVFARYCRLRGYNAIYICGTDEYGTATETKALEENCSPKEICDKYHVIHKEVYDWFDISFDEFGRTSSPEQTEVCQAIFKKIHENNWLSEDTLQQLYCDTCKKFLADRLVEGTCPIPGCEYDSARGDQCEKCGNLLNPTELKIPRCKVCRNSPRICDTDHLFLELPLLKDKLEKYINEMSVAGSWSQNAIQTTNSWFKMGLKKRCITRDLKWGVPVPHEKYSDKVFYVWFDAPIGYISITASYTRDWEKWWKNPENVELFQFMGKDNVPFHTVMFPSTLLGTDQNWTLMKTISVTEYLNYEAGKFSKSKGVGVFGNDAKDTTIPVEVWRYYLLTNRPEVSDTLFTWSDLQAKLNTELLNNLGNFVNRVLSFIAKPAGQGYDSIIPTVPDDVSGDSHDPTKKLASKVAAYLEQYIEAMEKVKLKQGLKIAMSISGEGNAYLQETEFWRLYKQNQSLCSLVMKTAAGVVYLLACLLEPFMPSFSLEVFKQLNLSTEIHLSLSDDKGDVDRVRRPWDLLSAGHKIGTPKPLFRELKDEEVEFYRKKFEGSQADRVLRAEAEAAENVAAQLKKTKVSDGTGKKKSGAKSAAKPSNEAKNKAAAEPDISITRLDIRVGLIKKAGKHPDADSLYVEEIDVGEEQTRTVVSGLVKYIPLDEMQNRKVCVLCNLKPASMRGIKSQAMVLAASNDDHTKVELVEPPSSASVGERITFPGHEGTPDELLNPKKKVWETLQVDLHSNEKLEACYKNIPLTTSAGICTVSSISNGSIR; the protein is encoded by the exons ATGACGGAAAATCGTAAAGTTCCGAAGCTTCCAGTTGAAGGAAAGcgcaacatcctcataaccagTGCTCTGCCTTACGTCAACAACGTCCCTCATCTCGGCAACATCATTGGAT GTGTGCTTAGTGCGGATGTTTTTGCTCGGTATTGCCGGCTTAGAGGTTACAATGCTATTTACATCTGCGGTACCGATGAGTACGGTACAGCAACAGAGACTAAAGCACTGGAAGAGAATTGTTCTCCCAAAGAGATTTGTGACAA ATACCATGTCATTCATAAGGAGGTATATGATTGGTTTGATATAAGTTTTGATGAATTTGGGCGGACTTCTTCCCCCGAGCAAACTGAAGTTTGCCAGGCAATTTTCAAAAAGATACACGAAAACAATTGGCTCTCCGAGGATACATTACAGCAG CTTTACTGCGATACATGCAAAAAGTTCTTAGCTGATCGGCTTGTGGAGGGTACATGTCCTATTCCCGGGTGCGAGTATGATTCTGCTCGAGGAGACCAATGTGAGAAGTGTGGAAACCTTCTAAATCCGACAGAATTAAAGATTCCCAGGTGCAAG GTTTGTCGAAATAGTCCTCGTATTTGTGATACGGACCACTTATTTCTTGAGCTCcctcttttgaaagataaattggaaaagTACATCAACGAGATGTCTGTGGCTGGATCATGGAGTCAGAATGCTATTCAAACAACAAATTCATGGTTCAAAATGGGATTAAAGAAACGTTGTATTACCAGAGATCTGAAGTGGGGAGTTCCTGTTCCACATGAAAAATATAGTGACAAG GTTTTCTATGTTTGGTTTGACGCACCTATTGGATATATATCAATCACGGCAAGCTACACACGTGATTGGGAGAAATGGTGGAAAAATCCGGAGAATGTGGAGTTATTTCAGTTTATGGGAAAGGACAATGTGCCATTCCACACT GTAATGTTTCCATCTACTCTACTCGGGACTGATCAAAATTGGACGTTAATGAAGACTATTAGTGTTACTGAATACCTAAATTATGAAGCAG GGAAGTTTTCTAAGAGCAAAGGCGTCGGGGTATTTGGTAATGATGCAAAAGATACTACTATTCCGGTTGAAGTATGGAGGTATTACTTGCTCACAAATAGGCCCGAG GTATCGGATACACTTTTTACATGGTCTGACTTGCAAGCAAAATTAAATACAGAGTTGCTGAATAACTTGGGAAACTTCGTCAACCGAGTTTTGAGTTTTATTGCCAAACCTGCAG GTCAAGGATATGATTCCATTATTCCCACTGTTCCTGATGATGTAAGTGGCGACTCCCATGATCCAACCAAAAAATTGGCCAGCAAAGTTGCTGCATATTTGGAGCAATACATAGAAGCAATGGAGAAG GTTAAACTCAAGCAAGGATTGAAAATTGCAATGAGCATATCCGGTGAGGGGAATGCATATTTGCAG GAAACTGAATTTTGGCGTCTTTACAAGCAAAACCAATCTCTCTGCTCCCTTGTTATGAAAACTGCTGCTGGGGTTGTATATCTTCTTGCCTGTTTATTGGAACCTTTTATGCCATCTTTCAGTCTTGAG GTATTCAAGCAGCTAAATTTGTCTACGGAGATACATCTTTCACTTTCTGATGATAAAGGAGATGTTGATAGAGTAAGAAGGCCCTGGGATCTCCTGAGTGCTGGTCATAAAATTGGAACACCAAAGCCATTGTTCAGGGAACTG AAAGATGAAGAAGTGGAGTTCTACCGGAAGAAATTTGAAGGAAGTCAAGCAGATAGGGTTTTGCGTGCAGAGGCCGAAGCTGCTGAAAATGTTGCTGCACAATTGAAGAAAACAAAAGTTTCAG ATGGCACTGGGAAGAAAAAATCCGGAGCCAAATCAGCAGCAAAACCATCAAATGAAGCCAAAAACAAGGCTGCTGCTGAACCCGATATTTCCATCACAAGGCTTGATATTCGAGTTGGTCTCATAAAAAAGGCTGGAAAGCATCCTGATGCAGATTCACTATATGTTGAAGAGATTGATGTTGGTGAAGAACAGACAAGAACTGTTGTCAGTGGACTTGTCAAGTATATACCACTTGATGAAATGCAG AACCGAAAAGTCTGTGTTCTTTGCAACTTAAAACCAGCAAGCATGAGGGGCATTAAATCCCAAGCTATGGTTCTTGCTGCTTCCAATGATGATCACACCAAG GTTGAGTTGGTTGAACCACCCAGTTCTGCTTCTGTTGGAGAAAGAATTACATTCCCAGGGCACGAAGGCACTCCTGATGAACTCTTAAACCCAAAGAAGAAAGTTTGGGAGACATTGCAAGTCGATCTGCACTCTAATGAGAAGCTAGAGGCATGCTACAAAAATATCCCACTCACCACTTCAGCTGGCATTTGCACAGTTTCATCAATAAGCAATGGATCAATTAGGTAG
- the LOC131602290 gene encoding probable methionine--tRNA ligase isoform X1, with translation MTENRKVPKLPVEGKRNILITSALPYVNNVPHLGNIIGCVLSADVFARYCRLRGYNAIYICGTDEYGTATETKALEENCSPKEICDKYHVIHKEVYDWFDISFDEFGRTSSPEQTEVCQAIFKKIHENNWLSEDTLQQLYCDTCKKFLADRLVEGTCPIPGCEYDSARGDQCEKCGNLLNPTELKIPRCKVCRNSPRICDTDHLFLELPLLKDKLEKYINEMSVAGSWSQNAIQTTNSWFKMGLKKRCITRDLKWGVPVPHEKYSDKVFYVWFDAPIGYISITASYTRDWEKWWKNPENVELFQFMGKDNVPFHTVMFPSTLLGTDQNWTLMKTISVTEYLNYEAGKFSKSKGVGVFGNDAKDTTIPVEVWRYYLLTNRPEVSDTLFTWSDLQAKLNTELLNNLGNFVNRVLSFIAKPAGQGYDSIIPTVPDDVSGDSHDPTKKLASKVAAYLEQYIEAMEKVKLKQGLKIAMSISGEGNAYLQETEFWRLYKQNQSLCSLVMKTAAGVVYLLACLLEPFMPSFSLEVFKQLNLSTEIHLSLSDDKGDVDRVRRPWDLLSAGHKIGTPKPLFRELKDEEVEFYRKKFEGSQADRVLRAEAEAAENVAAQLKKTKVSVPLFATDGTGKKKSGAKSAAKPSNEAKNKAAAEPDISITRLDIRVGLIKKAGKHPDADSLYVEEIDVGEEQTRTVVSGLVKYIPLDEMQNRKVCVLCNLKPASMRGIKSQAMVLAASNDDHTKVELVEPPSSASVGERITFPGHEGTPDELLNPKKKVWETLQVDLHSNEKLEACYKNIPLTTSAGICTVSSISNGSIR, from the exons ATGACGGAAAATCGTAAAGTTCCGAAGCTTCCAGTTGAAGGAAAGcgcaacatcctcataaccagTGCTCTGCCTTACGTCAACAACGTCCCTCATCTCGGCAACATCATTGGAT GTGTGCTTAGTGCGGATGTTTTTGCTCGGTATTGCCGGCTTAGAGGTTACAATGCTATTTACATCTGCGGTACCGATGAGTACGGTACAGCAACAGAGACTAAAGCACTGGAAGAGAATTGTTCTCCCAAAGAGATTTGTGACAA ATACCATGTCATTCATAAGGAGGTATATGATTGGTTTGATATAAGTTTTGATGAATTTGGGCGGACTTCTTCCCCCGAGCAAACTGAAGTTTGCCAGGCAATTTTCAAAAAGATACACGAAAACAATTGGCTCTCCGAGGATACATTACAGCAG CTTTACTGCGATACATGCAAAAAGTTCTTAGCTGATCGGCTTGTGGAGGGTACATGTCCTATTCCCGGGTGCGAGTATGATTCTGCTCGAGGAGACCAATGTGAGAAGTGTGGAAACCTTCTAAATCCGACAGAATTAAAGATTCCCAGGTGCAAG GTTTGTCGAAATAGTCCTCGTATTTGTGATACGGACCACTTATTTCTTGAGCTCcctcttttgaaagataaattggaaaagTACATCAACGAGATGTCTGTGGCTGGATCATGGAGTCAGAATGCTATTCAAACAACAAATTCATGGTTCAAAATGGGATTAAAGAAACGTTGTATTACCAGAGATCTGAAGTGGGGAGTTCCTGTTCCACATGAAAAATATAGTGACAAG GTTTTCTATGTTTGGTTTGACGCACCTATTGGATATATATCAATCACGGCAAGCTACACACGTGATTGGGAGAAATGGTGGAAAAATCCGGAGAATGTGGAGTTATTTCAGTTTATGGGAAAGGACAATGTGCCATTCCACACT GTAATGTTTCCATCTACTCTACTCGGGACTGATCAAAATTGGACGTTAATGAAGACTATTAGTGTTACTGAATACCTAAATTATGAAGCAG GGAAGTTTTCTAAGAGCAAAGGCGTCGGGGTATTTGGTAATGATGCAAAAGATACTACTATTCCGGTTGAAGTATGGAGGTATTACTTGCTCACAAATAGGCCCGAG GTATCGGATACACTTTTTACATGGTCTGACTTGCAAGCAAAATTAAATACAGAGTTGCTGAATAACTTGGGAAACTTCGTCAACCGAGTTTTGAGTTTTATTGCCAAACCTGCAG GTCAAGGATATGATTCCATTATTCCCACTGTTCCTGATGATGTAAGTGGCGACTCCCATGATCCAACCAAAAAATTGGCCAGCAAAGTTGCTGCATATTTGGAGCAATACATAGAAGCAATGGAGAAG GTTAAACTCAAGCAAGGATTGAAAATTGCAATGAGCATATCCGGTGAGGGGAATGCATATTTGCAG GAAACTGAATTTTGGCGTCTTTACAAGCAAAACCAATCTCTCTGCTCCCTTGTTATGAAAACTGCTGCTGGGGTTGTATATCTTCTTGCCTGTTTATTGGAACCTTTTATGCCATCTTTCAGTCTTGAG GTATTCAAGCAGCTAAATTTGTCTACGGAGATACATCTTTCACTTTCTGATGATAAAGGAGATGTTGATAGAGTAAGAAGGCCCTGGGATCTCCTGAGTGCTGGTCATAAAATTGGAACACCAAAGCCATTGTTCAGGGAACTG AAAGATGAAGAAGTGGAGTTCTACCGGAAGAAATTTGAAGGAAGTCAAGCAGATAGGGTTTTGCGTGCAGAGGCCGAAGCTGCTGAAAATGTTGCTGCACAATTGAAGAAAACAAAAGTTTCAG TGCCGTTGTTTGCAACAGATGGCACTGGGAAGAAAAAATCCGGAGCCAAATCAGCAGCAAAACCATCAAATGAAGCCAAAAACAAGGCTGCTGCTGAACCCGATATTTCCATCACAAGGCTTGATATTCGAGTTGGTCTCATAAAAAAGGCTGGAAAGCATCCTGATGCAGATTCACTATATGTTGAAGAGATTGATGTTGGTGAAGAACAGACAAGAACTGTTGTCAGTGGACTTGTCAAGTATATACCACTTGATGAAATGCAG AACCGAAAAGTCTGTGTTCTTTGCAACTTAAAACCAGCAAGCATGAGGGGCATTAAATCCCAAGCTATGGTTCTTGCTGCTTCCAATGATGATCACACCAAG GTTGAGTTGGTTGAACCACCCAGTTCTGCTTCTGTTGGAGAAAGAATTACATTCCCAGGGCACGAAGGCACTCCTGATGAACTCTTAAACCCAAAGAAGAAAGTTTGGGAGACATTGCAAGTCGATCTGCACTCTAATGAGAAGCTAGAGGCATGCTACAAAAATATCCCACTCACCACTTCAGCTGGCATTTGCACAGTTTCATCAATAAGCAATGGATCAATTAGGTAG